The Geobacillus genomosp. 3 genome segment AAGGACATGTAAAGCTTGGCCAATTTCTATAAGAAGACGAAAGAATGAAAGCGTTACCGAAAGGGAGGAGAACATGATGAGTCAACGGTTTGCAGGAAGAGTGGCGTTTGTGACCGGGGGAAGCCGCGGCATCGGCAAGGCGATCGTCACCCGGTTCGCGGAAGAAGGAGCAAAAGTCGCGTTTATTGACTTAAATGAGGAAGCGCTTGAAGCAACGGCTGCCGAACTGCGCGAAAAAGGGTATGACGTGTACGCGAAAGTGGCGAGCGTCACCGACCGCGAACAAGTGGAAACGACGGTGCAAGAAATAGTCGAACGGTTCGGCTCGCTTGATATTCTCGTCAACAACGCGGGCGTGATCCGCGACAACTTGCTGTTTAAAATGACGGATGATGACTGGCAAACGGTCATGGATGTCCATTTGAAGGGAGCATTTTATTGCGCCCGTGCTGCACAAAAATATATGGTTGAAAAAGGGTACGGACGCATCATCAACGTTTCGTCGACTTCCGCGCTCGGCAACCGCGGCCAGGCGAACTATTCGGCGGCGAAAGCCGGCATTCAAGGGTTTACGAAAACGTTGGCGATTGAGCTTGGCAAATTCGGCATTACGACGAACGCCGTCGCGCCCGGGTTTATTGAAACCGATATGACAAAGGCGACTGCCGAGCGGCTTGGCATTTCGTTTGAGCAGCTCATTCAGGCAAGCGTTGCCAACATCCCGGTCGGGCGCAGCGGCCGACCGGAAGATATCGCCAATGCGGTTGCGTTTTTTGCCGATGAAAAGTCGTCGTTTGTCAACGGCCAAGTGCTGTATGTGGCCGGCGGCCCGAAATGCTGAAAAATGAGGAGGGCGGACGATGTATCAAGGGGATATCGGCAAACGATCGGTGAAAGTGAAAAACATAGTTGAACGCGGGGCGGTCAAAAAGTTCGCGGAAGCAATCGGCGACTTACACCCGATTTATTGGGATGAAGAAACAGGAAAACGGTCGCGCTACGGGCGCAACATTGCCCCGCCGACGTTTCCGCGCGTGTTTGACTACGGTGTCATTGAAGGGTTGAAATTGCCGGCCAAAGGGCTCATCCACGGCGAGCAGCGCTTCCATTACGAGCGCCCGCTGTTTGTCGGCGAAGAGCTGTACTGCTATGCGGAAGTCAAAGATTATTACGAAAAACAAAGCAGCATGGGCCAGCTCGGCTTTTTAGTCATTGCCAACAACGGCGAAGACGCCGATGGCAACCTTATTTTTACTTCCACCTCGACGATCATTATCAATGAGGCGGTTAGAAAGGCGATGAGCGTATGACAACGATCCGCGAATGGCAAGTGGGACAGTCGCTTCCCGACGTGACGCTTCCCCCGGTATCCCGGCTTGATTTAATCAAATATGCCGGTGCTTCAGGGGACTACAATCCGATCCATACGATCGACGACGAAGCGAAAAAAGCCGGCCTGCCGGGCATTATTGCCCATGGGATGTGGACGATGGGCAACCTCGCCAAACTGTTTACGCCATATTGTGAGGAAGGGTTTGTTCAAGATTATT includes the following:
- the fabG gene encoding 3-oxoacyl-ACP reductase FabG; translation: MSQRFAGRVAFVTGGSRGIGKAIVTRFAEEGAKVAFIDLNEEALEATAAELREKGYDVYAKVASVTDREQVETTVQEIVERFGSLDILVNNAGVIRDNLLFKMTDDDWQTVMDVHLKGAFYCARAAQKYMVEKGYGRIINVSSTSALGNRGQANYSAAKAGIQGFTKTLAIELGKFGITTNAVAPGFIETDMTKATAERLGISFEQLIQASVANIPVGRSGRPEDIANAVAFFADEKSSFVNGQVLYVAGGPKC
- a CDS encoding MaoC family dehydratase N-terminal domain-containing protein → MYQGDIGKRSVKVKNIVERGAVKKFAEAIGDLHPIYWDEETGKRSRYGRNIAPPTFPRVFDYGVIEGLKLPAKGLIHGEQRFHYERPLFVGEELYCYAEVKDYYEKQSSMGQLGFLVIANNGEDADGNLIFTSTSTIIINEAVRKAMSV
- a CDS encoding MaoC family dehydratase codes for the protein MTTIREWQVGQSLPDVTLPPVSRLDLIKYAGASGDYNPIHTIDDEAKKAGLPGIIAHGMWTMGNLAKLFTPYCEEGFVQDYFVRFQSMVFLNDVVTLKAKVKEKDDKAIRFVVAAVNQHGKEVVKGEAVFALYE